In a genomic window of Weissella tructae:
- a CDS encoding toxin-antitoxin system HicB family antitoxin — MEEKKYNGLISLRLDKDLHKRVAQAAEADDRSVNNYISMVLEHQLMPKVVSKESFEQRQFVGRTISGDRITPENGLVLVDGIYYRYLMDGNKNVDTSRDYVIIEANGNILVLREM, encoded by the coding sequence ATGGAAGAAAAGAAATACAATGGTTTAATATCATTACGCTTAGACAAAGACTTGCACAAGCGTGTTGCGCAAGCAGCTGAAGCCGATGATCGTAGTGTCAATAACTACATTTCAATGGTGTTAGAACATCAATTGATGCCCAAGGTTGTTTCTAAAGAATCATTCGAACAACGTCAATTCGTTGGTCGTACGATTTCAGGAGACCGCATTACGCCAGAAAACGGACTCGTTCTAGTTGATGGTATTTATTACCGTTATTTGATGGATGGTAATAAAAATGTGGACACCAGTCGTGACTATGTGATTATTGAAGCGAATGGAAACATCTTGGTTTTACGTGAAATGTAG
- a CDS encoding SPFH domain-containing protein, which translates to MPFGIAIVPQNNVGLRETLGRYTTTVDSGLKFYVPIFQKIKNVSLAMEPLRLPNYSVITKDNADVSASVTLNYHVTDAVKYMYENTDSVESMAQLVRGHLRDIIGRMDLNESLGSTAKINQELSIAIGDLTNTYGINVDRINIDELTPSRAIQEAMDKQLTADRERVAAIAAAEGQARSIDLTTKAKNDALISTAQAEANATKTRADAELYRIEKVQEALNNADDRYFQNQSINAFIELGKNPANTIVVPSEKAGEFGQLPVVGKMLEQGMKK; encoded by the coding sequence ATGCCATTTGGAATTGCAATTGTACCGCAAAATAATGTTGGATTACGTGAAACACTAGGACGTTATACAACAACTGTTGATTCAGGGTTGAAGTTTTATGTACCAATTTTTCAAAAGATTAAGAATGTTAGTCTGGCCATGGAACCACTTCGTTTGCCAAATTACTCAGTGATTACAAAGGACAACGCCGATGTTTCAGCCAGTGTCACGTTGAACTACCATGTGACAGACGCTGTGAAGTACATGTATGAAAACACGGATTCAGTTGAATCTATGGCGCAATTAGTACGTGGACACTTGCGTGATATCATCGGTCGTATGGATTTGAACGAATCATTGGGATCAACAGCCAAGATTAACCAAGAGCTAAGCATTGCAATCGGTGATTTGACAAACACATACGGAATCAACGTTGACCGTATTAACATTGACGAATTGACACCATCACGTGCTATTCAAGAAGCCATGGACAAGCAATTGACTGCTGACCGTGAACGTGTTGCTGCTATTGCAGCAGCCGAAGGACAAGCACGTTCAATCGATTTGACAACTAAGGCTAAGAACGATGCCTTGATTTCAACAGCTCAAGCGGAAGCTAATGCAACAAAGACACGTGCCGATGCTGAATTGTACCGTATTGAAAAGGTACAAGAAGCCTTGAACAACGCGGATGACCGTTACTTCCAAAACCAATCAATTAACGCCTTTATTGAACTAGGAAAGAACCCAGCGAACACAATCGTTGTGCCTAGTGAAAAGGCGGGTGAATTTGGACAAC